CTTTGATTGCTAATTTTAAAACTGATGGTATAATCCACGGCTATTCTAAGAGTAGTGAAACGGTTTACGTGGAGCCGATTGAAGTTGTTAGTCTTCAAAACAGCTACGTGAGGGCTGTGGAAGAGGAAAAAGAAGAGATTGATCGTATAAGGCGCGACCTCAGTGAAAGGATTGGAAAGCTTTCAGACGCCCTCTATTCTGTATGGGAATATGTAGGTAAGCTTGAATTGTATTATGCCCTTGCCAATTTTAAAGCCGACTATAGGTGCGAGTACCCGGAATTTTCGAAAGATTTTATTGAAATTGTCAATGGTTATCATCCGTTATTGGTTAGTACGATGGGTTTTGATAAAGTTGTTCCACTGAATTTGTATATTGATAAGAGGGTCTTTCTTGTTTCGGGCCCTAACGCAGGTGGGAAAACCGTTCTTTTGAAAACTGTTGGACTTTTTCACCTTATGGCAACGGCTGGGATTCCCGTGCCTGCTGAAAAAGCGGTGCTTATGTTTTCTGAAGATGTTTTTGCAGTAGGTTTCCAAGATGAACAGGATTTGGTTGAGGGGGAATCGAGCTTTACCTCTTATATAAGAGAGATCATTGAAGTTCTGGCAGAGGCAAAAGAAGGTGACCTTGTGCTTTTTGACGAGTTGATTTCAAGCACAGATCCTCAGGAAGCCTCAGGCATTGCTTATGCGGTTCTTGAACACCTCTTATCTAAAGGTTTGTGGGTTTTGGGTAATACGCATCTAACTACCTTGAAGTTGCTGGTTTCTCAGAATGAAGAAATGTTAAACGCTTCAATGGAGTTTGACCCTATATTACAGAGGCCCACATATAAAGTAAAAGTGGGCGAGATAGGAGTCAGTCATGCTTTTGAAATTGCAGAAAAAACGGGGTTACCTCAAGAAATTATCGCTAAGGCAAAAGGGTATGTCCAAGGTGAGTCGGCTATACTGGATAGCGTAATCAAGAATTTGAAGGAAAAGGAAGCCCTATATGAAAAACTTTCCGCCGAATATAGGGAAAAGCTTACCTCTCTTGAAGAAAAACTTAAAAGGGCAGAAAAGATTGGAAAGGAAACCGCACAGAAGATAGTTGCCAGCGCCCGGGAAGAGGTAGACAAATTACTGAAGGAAATAAGGAGAGAAGAAAACAGGGATAAAATCAAGCAGGTTGCAAGGGAAGTTAAGAAAGAGCTGATTGAAATGGAGAAAAACTACGAACTTGAATTGAAGCCTGCTGCTGACTTTATATTAGAAAGAGAGTATTTCATTAAGCCGGTAGGGGTTATGGGAGTTTTGAAAGAAGTTAGGCGTGATAAAGCCCTTATACAGATAGGAAAAACTTTTATGGAGGTTCCCCTTAGTTACCTTTATGAGAAAGGATAATTTTAGAGAGGTAATTGAGAGAATTCGCGCTTCGGTATCGATAGTCGATATCATAGGTAACTATGTTCAGCTCAAAAAAACGGGAAAATCTTATAGAGGACTTTGTCCCTTCCATGCAGAAAAAACTCCGTCCTTTTATGTAGATCCGGAAAAGGGGCTGTATCACTGTTTTGGTTGCGGTGCATCGGGCAACGTTTTTACCTTTCTGATGAAGAAAGAGGGATTGTCTTTTGCAGAGGCTGTAAGAGAACTGGCAAAGATCGCGGGTATTAAAATTGTTGAAGAGATTAAAAGCAGTAAAGAGCTTTTGCTCCTTAAGGAAGCGAAGGCCTATTTTCAGAAAGTTTTGAATGAATCTGAAGAAGGCATACCAGTTTTAAACTATCTCAAACAAAGAAAAGTTACAACGGAGGCGATTCTTACCTTTGGGTTGGGTTACGCCTCTGGCGGAGGGTTGGTCACCTATTTGAAGAATAAGGGGTTTGATTTCTATAGCATGTTGAAGGTTGGATTAATAAAAGAAAATCCGCGAGGCGGTTATTCTGAATTCTTCCAAGATAGGCTTATTATACCAATTTATGATCATTTTGGAAATGTTGTGGCCTTTGGCGGTCGTGCTATGAAAGAATCTGACGAGCCCAAATACTTAAATACGCCGGAAACAGAGTTTTTCAGCAAAGGAGAGATACTTTTTGGATATTATACAAATAGAAAGGACTTAAAGGAATCTGGAATCCCAGTAGTGGTAGAGGGTTACTTTGATGTCATGGCACTTTTCATGATGGGAATCAAAAGAGGTGTCGCTCCTATGGGCACAGCTTTAACGGAGGATCATTCGAATTTCATATCATCCCAGTTTTCAAAGGCAATTCTGCTTTTTGACAGTGATGAGGCAGGGAAAAGGGCAACATTAAGGAGTATTAAAGTTCTTCTTGAAAAGGGTGTTATACCTTTAATTGCAAATTTAGACTTTTCAAAGGACCCTGCTGAGGCATGGGAGAATGGAAGGATTGAAGAGGTAGCCAAGGCCCTTGACAGTGCGGTTGATTTTGCTAAATATATATTACGCATAAGCACTACGATTGAGGAAAGGGCATCAAATGTGAGGGATTTGCTGGAATCTGTACAAAAAATTGAAAATCCTGTTTTGAGAAAGGATTTTGGTGATTTAGTAGCTAAAGCCTTTGGCATTGGCTCTGTGGGATTAAATGAGGTTTTGAAATTGCTCAGTGGGCACAGGAAGGAAAGTGTTATTACGGGGGTTGATTTTTCACTTGCTGTTTCTGCCCTGATAGATTCTGAAATTAGGGAAGTATTATTAAGTGAGCTATCGGCGGAGGATTTTTTGAGTGAGGATGCAAAAACTATTTATGTGGCTTTGAAGGAGGGCAAAACGCCCGAGGAGGTTATATCGGAGCATCCTCGCTCAAGCAAGATAGTTGAATACGCAATGAAGTACCTTGGGGAAATGAACGATAAAGTGAGGGGTGAAATTATCAAGAAAATTAGAGATATTCGAGCCTCAAAGGTTAGGCAAATGTTATTAAAACAGAGGCTCGAAAACAAGGAAAATATTGAAAAAATTTTGGTCGAGTACTTTAAGAGCAAAAAGGAAAATATGGGGGGATAATTATGGAAACCTTGTTTGAAGATAAAAAATTCAGGGAGTTTATTGAAAAGGCGAAAAAGGAAAAGAAAGTTACCTTCGATGAGCTTGAGAAGGTTTTGCAATATCCGGTTGGTACTGAGCAATTTGAAGAGGTTATGATGGCGCTTCAGGAAGAGGGGATTGAAGTTCACGAATCTTTCAGAGCAAGGAAAAAGAAAAGGTTTGACCATGATATTTTGGAAAAGGAAGAGTTTTCTCAGATAAGGGATGATCCTACCAAGACCTATTTGAAACAAGTTTCTCATCTTAGTTTGCTTACTAAAGAGGAGGAGCAAGAATATTCTAAAATGATCGATGAGGCGAGGAGAGGTATAGTTCGCGAGCTTTTTGCTACCCCCTATGGAATTGAGAGATTTTATATGCTTATAAGGCAATGTTTAGATGGTTTTATCCCTATAGAGGAGCTTGTTCAAGTAGATTCACACTACTGGACATCAAGGGAGATGAATAAGAAAGAGAAAAACAGAGTGGAGAAAAGCTTTCGCGAGCTCAAAAAGCTAATTGAAGAGTACCAGAGTCTGTCTTTCTCAAAAGAAAAGGAAAAAATGGCGAAAAAGATTGCAGAAAAAATTGAAAAGATATCTCCAAGGTTTTCTGTGGTTAAAGATATATTTTTTAAGTTTGAGGAAGAAATCAACAATATTAGAGAGTTTTATGAGAGGTTGAATGCACTAAGGGCTGAAGAGGAGGAATTGAAGAATAAACCTC
This genomic window from bacterium contains:
- the dnaG gene encoding DNA primase — its product is MRKDNFREVIERIRASVSIVDIIGNYVQLKKTGKSYRGLCPFHAEKTPSFYVDPEKGLYHCFGCGASGNVFTFLMKKEGLSFAEAVRELAKIAGIKIVEEIKSSKELLLLKEAKAYFQKVLNESEEGIPVLNYLKQRKVTTEAILTFGLGYASGGGLVTYLKNKGFDFYSMLKVGLIKENPRGGYSEFFQDRLIIPIYDHFGNVVAFGGRAMKESDEPKYLNTPETEFFSKGEILFGYYTNRKDLKESGIPVVVEGYFDVMALFMMGIKRGVAPMGTALTEDHSNFISSQFSKAILLFDSDEAGKRATLRSIKVLLEKGVIPLIANLDFSKDPAEAWENGRIEEVAKALDSAVDFAKYILRISTTIEERASNVRDLLESVQKIENPVLRKDFGDLVAKAFGIGSVGLNEVLKLLSGHRKESVITGVDFSLAVSALIDSEIREVLLSELSAEDFLSEDAKTIYVALKEGKTPEEVISEHPRSSKIVEYAMKYLGEMNDKVRGEIIKKIRDIRASKVRQMLLKQRLENKENIEKILVEYFKSKKENMGG